The following are encoded together in the Mesoterricola sediminis genome:
- a CDS encoding M23 family metallopeptidase — protein sequence MAKKTFARRGLRTSRPDAEQFLTVMFVFAHRTFRWSLERRILMRILATVGVIWVVAMTGSAYGLWATKKLMSFSSLQRETYAQKEQLKETLNQAHALDGELQTLRQQMSDLLRLLDPKNPAPALPPSPGSTPPPPADSRKVSELRGQLERASAQAHLLRARMDPIIDRWNHTPSIPPTAGYLSSGFGIRLSPFSRANEEGDSLLGYHSGFDITNAEGTPIQATADGEVVEAGWMDRYGNGVVLAHTDRVETLYAHMSRLRVKTGQKVSRGDILGYMGRTGKATGVHLHYEVRLNGRPVNPQPYMRLQREWLKGLR from the coding sequence ATGGCCAAGAAGACTTTTGCCCGACGAGGCCTGCGCACGAGCCGTCCCGACGCGGAGCAGTTCCTCACGGTCATGTTCGTCTTCGCCCACCGGACCTTCCGGTGGAGCCTCGAGCGGCGCATCCTCATGCGCATTCTCGCCACGGTCGGGGTCATCTGGGTGGTGGCCATGACCGGGAGCGCCTACGGCCTCTGGGCCACCAAGAAGCTCATGAGCTTCAGCAGCCTCCAGCGCGAGACCTACGCGCAGAAGGAGCAGCTCAAGGAGACCCTGAACCAGGCCCACGCCCTGGACGGGGAGCTCCAGACCCTCCGGCAGCAGATGTCGGACCTCCTGCGCCTCCTGGATCCCAAGAACCCCGCCCCCGCCCTGCCCCCCTCCCCCGGCAGCACCCCCCCGCCCCCCGCGGACAGCCGGAAGGTGAGCGAGCTCCGGGGCCAGCTTGAGCGGGCGTCCGCTCAGGCCCACCTGCTCCGGGCCCGCATGGACCCCATCATCGACCGCTGGAACCACACCCCCAGCATCCCCCCGACCGCTGGCTACCTCAGTTCGGGGTTCGGCATCCGCCTCAGCCCCTTCTCCCGGGCCAACGAGGAGGGCGACAGCCTGCTCGGTTATCACTCGGGCTTCGACATCACCAACGCCGAGGGCACTCCCATCCAGGCCACCGCCGACGGCGAGGTGGTCGAGGCCGGCTGGATGGACCGCTACGGCAATGGCGTCGTCCTGGCCCACACGGACCGCGTCGAGACCCTCTACGCCCACATGAGCCGCCTGCGGGTGAAAACGGGACAGAAGGTCTCCCGAGGCGATATCCTGGGGTACATGGGTCGCACGGGCAAGGCCACGGGCGTCCATCTCCACTACGAAGTCCGGCTCAACGGCAGACCCGTGAATCCCCAGCCCTACATGCGCCTCCAGCGCGAATGGCTCAAGGGCCTGCGATGA